Below is a genomic region from Cohaesibacter intestini.
TCGGAAGTCAAACGCCTCCGCGCCAATGGTACTTCGTCTTAAGACGCGGGAGAGTAGGTCGCCGCCAGGCCTGTTAAAAGCAAATCATAAAAAAAACCCCGGTGTTCACCAGACACCGGGGTTTTTTGATTCTTAAAAGATAATACATAAATCATAGTAGCTGTACGCTTTTAAGCACCGCATAAAGGCTCATGCCTTCTTGCAAGTTCAAGCGGTCCCAGGACTTGGTGGTGATCTGCGACAGAAAAATTTGGCGGTTGAGACGAAGCTGAACATCGACATGCATTTGGTCGGATTGTTTATGGTTCTGAATTGTCACTGGCAGAATGTTGTTTGCGCTGATGTCGGTTGGGCTGTTTTTCGACAACATGACATCACGGGATTTGATCCGGATTCTCACCATGGAACCGAGGGGCTTGTCCAATTGCGGCACATAGATTTTGTTGCCTTCCAGATTGATAAGCGACATGCCCTGAGCAGGTAAATGGGCCTTGACGATGCCGTTCAGGGTGCTTGCCGCGTCGAACTGCCCCGTTAATGCCAATAGGTCTATGCGCGATGTAATGTCGTAGACGGACCCTTGGGCTGCCAACTTGCCGTCCTTCAACAATATTACATCATCAGCCAATCTGGAGACCTCGTTCATTGAATGCGTGACCAGCAGTATCGGGATTTTGCTGTCAGCCTTGATCGTCTCGAGATGGCAGAGAATGTCATGTTGGCGACGATGATCCAAAGCGGACAGAGGCTCGTCAAGCAGCAAAAGATCTGGCTGCCTAAGCAGAGCGCGTCCAATCGCGACCCGTTGTTTTTCCCCGCCAGACAGCTTTGAAGGAAAACGGTCGAGTAAGTGCGCGATGTCGAGCATGGCGATTACGTCTTCAATCTCGGTGTGGCTGGGTCTGGGGAACGTGCGCTTGGCGCCAAACAGCAAATTTTGCCTGATGGTCTTGTGAGGAAAGAGACGGGCGTCCTGAAAGACATAGCCAATGCGGCGTTTGTAAGATGGTATATTGATACGGTCGCGCGTAGAGAAAAGGACCCGATTGTTGAGGCTGATATGTCCGCTCAGGGGTGTTTCGAGACCAGCAATCATGTTGATCGTCAGGGACTTTCCAGCACCTGAAGGGCCAAACAGGGCCGTTACACCCTTGTCCGATTGTGAAAAGCTCAGATCCAGTTCGAATGTTCCAAATGCGTGATGCAAGGCGATATCAAGGCTCATCGGTTCAAATGCCTCTTGATGCGGCGGTTGGCTATTTCCGATAAAACCAGACCTGAAAATGCGAGAGCGATGGAAAGGGTAACCAGTCTTGCCGCTATCGTTTCACCTCCGGGGGTTTGAATGGCGGTGTAGATGGCAAGTGGCAGCGTCCTTGTCTCACCCGGTATGTTGGAAACAAAGGTAATGATGGCTCCAAACTCACCCAGACTGGCGGCAAAGGCCGTGATGGCGCCAGCGATAATGCCCGGCATGGCGAGGGGTAGGGTAATCGATGTGAAATGATCGATCGGTCCCGCGCCAAGCGTTTTGGCAGCGGCTATTAGGCCGGGGTCAATTGCTTCCATTGCCAATCGGATCGCACGCACCTGAAAGGGAAAGGTTACGATGCCTGCAGCCAATGCCGCTCCGGTCCAGCTGAACACAAACTTGATGCCAAAAGTGTCCTGGAGAAAAGCGCCCAGTGGTGCGCGGGTGCCAAGGGTAACCAACAATAGATAGCC
It encodes:
- the modC gene encoding molybdenum ABC transporter ATP-binding protein, with translation MSLDIALHHAFGTFELDLSFSQSDKGVTALFGPSGAGKSLTINMIAGLETPLSGHISLNNRVLFSTRDRINIPSYKRRIGYVFQDARLFPHKTIRQNLLFGAKRTFPRPSHTEIEDVIAMLDIAHLLDRFPSKLSGGEKQRVAIGRALLRQPDLLLLDEPLSALDHRRQHDILCHLETIKADSKIPILLVTHSMNEVSRLADDVILLKDGKLAAQGSVYDITSRIDLLALTGQFDAASTLNGIVKAHLPAQGMSLINLEGNKIYVPQLDKPLGSMVRIRIKSRDVMLSKNSPTDISANNILPVTIQNHKQSDQMHVDVQLRLNRQIFLSQITTKSWDRLNLQEGMSLYAVLKSVQLL
- the modB gene encoding molybdate ABC transporter permease subunit is translated as MMDLITTAEAEALILSFKISATAVCCALPLAIMTATLLSRPRFPGKIIVDGITHLPLILPPVVMGYLLLVTLGTRAPLGAFLQDTFGIKFVFSWTGAALAAGIVTFPFQVRAIRLAMEAIDPGLIAAAKTLGAGPIDHFTSITLPLAMPGIIAGAITAFAASLGEFGAIITFVSNIPGETRTLPLAIYTAIQTPGGETIAARLVTLSIALAFSGLVLSEIANRRIKRHLNR